The Silene latifolia isolate original U9 population chromosome X, ASM4854445v1, whole genome shotgun sequence genome contains the following window.
TTCTTTATGTTCAAATAATCAAGGATGCAACCAAACATCAAAATTTAAACTACAAAGTTTGAACTCAAAACCGATGCAAAAACTAACAAGAAAAGGCAGGGAGCAAAACATTTCTAATTATTGTTTTGCGCCCCTAGACGATTATGCAATCATTCTTCAAAGAAAATGGCTCAAAATGTCCAACACAGTACAAAAACACAGCCTCTTGTGATAGAAACAAACATAGTCAATCGAAGAAGATAAGCACATTTGTTTGACATTAGCCGAGTAAAGTATCAATATGCTGCAACAGACAAACTCCGAGAAGGAACACATCAAGATATAGAGAGTTCATTTAGAGGAAAACCTTTTGCAAAGAACTTAGATATGTCAATCCACAGCTGAGGTTCTCTGGAACCAAGAATGTCTACTTCGTGAAATTTTCTTAGCTGCTTAGCTATTTCGGCTATCAACTTTGGCTCCCTCATATCTATCACATAGTTTTACCAGAATAAAAAAGAGAAAAGTTAGTACACATGAGACTAGATACTGATAAATATGTCCCAAGCCAAAATATTTCAACTGAAAGAGCAACAAACTCCAGACCTGCATATTTCCTCCTTGACAATTTGACCTACCACCCAAATTTAAATACTAATTTCACAGTTTTATTCACTTTACCCTAACGTGACAAAGACTCCCGTAAAAGACTCACGTATTCATTGTCAATGTAGCTAAACATGTTATCCAAGTAACCTAGAGTAGAAAGTTTTTTTATCTATGTGAACTTTAAACTGCAGCTACAACATTCAAATCTCATAATGCATATTTGGCATTCGTAGTGAGAAAAAATACTCAAAGAAGCAGCTTACTTAAAACAACAATGCTCCAGCAATCCAGCATGTCACCAAGGTTTACAGTAAAAGCCCCCTCAAACAGCAGTTACAAGAGAAGGGAGGAAAAGGGCAGATAACATAGTAGCCATACTAATAATCAATCGCAAACTAAACTTAAGATAGAAATACCTCTCCACCATGCCACAGAAGTTTGTCTTAATGGCCATGATGTGCAAAATAAGTGACCAAGTCCAACCACATGATGAAAGGCTGAAAATCAGAGCCAACTGTATCAGATGGTTAAATAACTAAACTAATATTGGGTTCATGGGTTATGAGATGTGCAGCAGGTGCTAAGGGTTTTGATCAAACAGAATTTGAGAGCAAATTCTTTAAATAAAGGGGGTCTGCAACAGGAGTAATCAATTGACTATAAGTTTAGTGATCATAGTAAGCATTACAAGTATTCAAGCTCTTGGTTGCACCGAAATAACAAATGCATACTCGAAAGAGCATTTTGACAGCAGGTCAAAATAGGAGAGCCTGTTATTGGCATCATATCTTGAGCTACACTCAATAATATTTCGTGATCTTTATATGGTTGGAAAGCTTGGAATGTTAGCTAAAACTAAGTGGTGGAATTATGCTTATATCTTATGTGTAGCTCGACTTATGGTTTGCGCAAGAGCACCTGAGCAGAAGAATGCTATGACACACATTTCTGACCTGAACTTACTAACGGTTTAATAACTCAAGATCCAAGCCATGTTCTTGCATGATTCCCGTTGGAAATGATAGAAAACTCATCTAGCTTCGATTTGGTATATGGGTCAGCACGTGGTTCACCTTGAGTCTAGAGTTATGCCATCTGAAAACTGCCACCTGCGTGCTGAAATGTACAACACAAGTTCAGCATGACCTGTCAGTACTAAAATGATCATACCTCTCAAACCAGACAACATATAGGAGTAATTCTTTTCAGAGGTGGTATCTAACTCAAGTAGCTTTCATTTGGTACCTATAGGGCATTTTCAATCATTATGAGGAGTAAGTTATGGTGTCTGCAAGAAGG
Protein-coding sequences here:
- the LOC141618548 gene encoding putative ethanolamine kinase, translated to MLDCWSIVVLNMREPKLIAEIAKQLRKFHEVDILGSREPQLWIDISKFFAKASNLRFDDIEKQSMKLSPSKKFKVKSLSSRL